Proteins encoded by one window of Methermicoccus shengliensis DSM 18856:
- a CDS encoding dihydropteroate synthase-like protein, whose protein sequence is MRVLLITGRLAAEDVRRAVHEAGAGCEVEMDVLPLDIAALVSPKMLLRWLRSRPHTDFDLILVSGLIRSDFSDVERAIGVPIRLGPKHAYDLRGVLPLLGETELSPTVPACVLLAAHLRERAEEEAERLEMEAGCAFELEGVKIGGSSRMKVLAEVVDADRLSERELEQRIAYFLEQGADMIDLGISLDASSSRVRRAVEVALTFGVPVSVDTLEPNLIRAGIDAGCHMVLSLRQETLERLGGLEEDVAYVVLPEPEGGVESLVHNMELARRAGAHMLVADPVLEPVGRGCSASICACIRLRALAPDVPLFFGVGNVSELLDADSVGVNALLAALGSEVGASVLFTPEHSDKCRGSVRELSRAARMMALARHRNTPPKDLGLDLLVLKEKRRRPSVPVPEGCVEGEENEEWQLDPEGAYTISLTQDGRILARHRDFCVLGSTAREVCDAILKSGRISSLSHAMYLGRELARAELALRLGRSYAQDDEW, encoded by the coding sequence ATGCGTGTGCTACTCATCACGGGAAGGCTTGCGGCAGAGGACGTGAGGAGGGCGGTGCACGAGGCTGGGGCGGGCTGTGAGGTGGAGATGGACGTGCTGCCCCTCGACATCGCAGCACTCGTCAGCCCCAAGATGCTCCTTCGGTGGCTTCGCTCTCGCCCCCACACCGACTTTGACCTAATTCTCGTCTCAGGGCTCATAAGGTCGGACTTCTCGGATGTCGAGCGCGCCATCGGCGTTCCCATAAGGCTCGGTCCAAAGCATGCGTACGACCTTCGAGGCGTGCTTCCGCTTCTGGGCGAGACGGAGCTCTCCCCCACCGTGCCGGCGTGCGTGCTGCTCGCTGCCCACCTGCGGGAGCGGGCAGAGGAGGAGGCAGAGCGGCTCGAGATGGAGGCTGGGTGCGCCTTCGAGCTCGAGGGGGTGAAGATTGGGGGTAGCTCTCGCATGAAGGTGCTCGCCGAGGTGGTGGACGCAGACCGCCTATCCGAGCGGGAGCTGGAGCAGCGCATCGCCTACTTTCTCGAGCAGGGTGCGGACATGATAGACCTTGGCATATCACTCGATGCCTCTTCCTCGCGGGTGAGGAGGGCGGTGGAGGTTGCCCTCACGTTCGGTGTGCCCGTGAGCGTGGACACGCTCGAGCCCAACCTCATACGGGCTGGCATCGATGCGGGATGCCATATGGTGCTCAGCCTCAGGCAGGAGACGCTCGAGCGGCTTGGGGGGCTGGAGGAGGACGTGGCGTACGTGGTGCTTCCAGAGCCAGAGGGGGGCGTGGAGAGCCTCGTGCACAACATGGAGCTCGCCCGAAGGGCTGGGGCGCACATGCTCGTGGCAGACCCCGTGCTCGAGCCCGTGGGAAGGGGGTGCTCTGCCTCGATATGCGCGTGCATACGGCTTCGTGCGCTTGCCCCAGATGTGCCGCTGTTCTTCGGCGTGGGCAATGTGTCGGAGCTATTGGATGCGGACTCGGTGGGCGTGAACGCCCTGCTGGCGGCGCTTGGGAGCGAGGTGGGGGCGAGCGTGCTGTTCACCCCAGAGCACTCGGACAAGTGCAGGGGAAGCGTGAGGGAGCTATCGAGAGCTGCGAGGATGATGGCGCTCGCACGGCACAGGAACACACCTCCCAAGGACCTCGGGCTCGATTTGCTGGTGCTCAAGGAGAAGCGAAGGCGTCCCAGCGTGCCAGTGCCAGAGGGGTGTGTCGAGGGGGAGGAGAACGAGGAGTGGCAGCTCGACCCAGAGGGCGCATACACCATATCTCTCACACAGGACGGGCGCATCCTCGCTCGCCACAGGGACTTCTGCGTGCTGGGCAGCACCGCGAGGGAGGTGTGCGATGCCATTCTCAAATCGGGCAGGATATCATCGCTCTCGCATGCGATGTATCTTGGAAGGGAGCTCGCAAGGGCCGAGCTTGCGCTGAGGCTCGGGCGAAGCTATGCGCAGGACGACGAGTGGTAG